In a single window of the Pontibacter russatus genome:
- a CDS encoding tagaturonate reductase — translation MKPLNRETAGIKQQRPVKALQFGEGNFLRGFVDWMIDVLNERTNFNGAVDVVQPRDRSRRIIETLQQQDGLYHVLLKGIQGGKPTQQQRLITCLASALNPYDDYEAYLQRGENPDLRFIFSNTTEAGIIYDEHDTGPDAIPASFPGKLTAMLHRRFKHFGGAGEKGLIIIPTELIENNGDTLRHIVLRYADTWSLPQEFTDWVKEHVIFCNTLVDRIVPGFPQDTIEDVQQELGYKDQLVVTAEPYHLLVIEAPESVKQEFPAEEAGLQVKFVRDLTPYRTSKVRILNGAHTTLVPVAYLRGLRTVQEAVEDAQVGRFIREAIYEEVLPTLDRPGEELKQFAADVLERFRNPFIRHELLSISLNSISKYKVRVLPSVLAYIARRGQLPERLLHALAALILFYRGAWHGEKIPLNDSPEVLQFFEKAWQQGDIAAVAAAVLSNTEFWGIDLTQVPGLQANVVRQMEQSSKRL, via the coding sequence ATGAAACCACTCAACAGAGAGACAGCCGGTATAAAACAACAGCGCCCGGTGAAGGCACTGCAGTTCGGGGAGGGCAATTTCCTGCGGGGCTTCGTGGACTGGATGATTGACGTGCTGAACGAGCGGACCAACTTCAACGGGGCGGTGGATGTGGTACAGCCCCGCGACAGGAGCCGCCGGATTATCGAAACACTGCAGCAGCAGGACGGCCTTTACCATGTGCTCTTGAAGGGCATCCAGGGCGGTAAGCCGACGCAGCAGCAGCGGCTCATCACCTGCCTTGCCAGCGCCCTGAACCCCTACGACGACTACGAAGCGTACCTGCAGCGCGGCGAGAACCCGGACCTCCGGTTCATCTTCTCCAACACCACCGAGGCAGGAATCATATATGACGAGCATGACACGGGCCCGGATGCCATCCCCGCCAGCTTCCCCGGCAAGCTCACGGCTATGCTGCACCGCCGCTTCAAGCATTTCGGTGGCGCAGGAGAGAAAGGCCTGATTATCATCCCGACGGAGCTGATTGAAAACAACGGAGACACGCTGCGCCATATCGTGCTGCGCTACGCAGACACCTGGAGCCTGCCACAGGAATTCACGGATTGGGTGAAGGAGCACGTCATCTTCTGCAACACCCTCGTGGATCGCATCGTGCCCGGTTTCCCGCAGGACACCATAGAAGATGTGCAGCAGGAACTTGGATACAAAGATCAGCTCGTGGTAACGGCAGAACCGTACCACCTGCTGGTGATCGAGGCGCCGGAGTCGGTGAAGCAGGAATTCCCGGCAGAGGAAGCGGGCCTGCAGGTGAAATTCGTGCGCGACCTCACCCCTTACCGCACCAGCAAGGTACGCATCCTGAACGGCGCCCACACCACGCTGGTGCCGGTGGCCTACCTGCGCGGCCTGCGCACGGTGCAGGAGGCGGTGGAGGACGCGCAGGTAGGCCGGTTTATCCGGGAGGCCATATATGAGGAGGTTCTCCCGACGCTGGACAGGCCGGGGGAGGAACTGAAGCAGTTCGCCGCAGATGTGCTGGAGCGTTTCCGGAACCCCTTCATCCGGCACGAGCTGCTTTCCATTTCCCTGAACTCCATCTCGAAGTATAAAGTACGCGTGCTGCCGTCGGTGCTGGCCTATATAGCACGGAGGGGCCAACTGCCGGAGCGCCTGCTGCACGCCCTGGCCGCCCTGATTCTTTTCTACAGGGGAGCATGGCACGGTGAAAAAATCCCGCTGAACGACTCGCCCGAGGTGCTGCAGTTTTTCGAGAAGGCCTGGCAGCAAGGCGACATTGCCGCGGTGGCAGCTGCGGTGCTCTCCAACACAGAGTTCTGGGGAATTGATCTGACCCAGGTGCCAGGACTGCAGGCAAACGTTGTCCGGCAGATGGAGCAAAGTAGCAAACGGCTGTAA
- a CDS encoding LacI family DNA-binding transcriptional regulator: MEHKSKVTIHDIAQKLNITASTVSRALHNNPRISEATRKAVHKAARQMNYQPNNIAAALRHGRSHIIGIIVPTADRAFFASVVRGIEEVANKLDYKVIICQSYDNYEKEIQTIDALLSARVDGIIASIGKNTEVFDHYKKIQQEGIPLVLFDRTTDLLEVSQVMIDDYLGAYQVVEHLVQQGCRRIAHFTSPRKVSIFKERLRGYADALKDNGIAYDEELVVKSNLQLEDGRESMQQLLQLRHRPDAVFSASDYGAMGAMQVLKENKIKIPEEVALAGFSNEPFTCFTDPALTTVDQFSLTMGKRTAQLFFEHLKADDRKPLPQKIVLKPELIVRESSLRIKPPAAGHI; the protein is encoded by the coding sequence ATGGAGCACAAGTCCAAGGTAACTATCCACGACATAGCCCAGAAGCTCAATATCACGGCTTCCACGGTCTCGCGCGCCCTCCACAACAACCCGCGCATCAGCGAGGCCACCCGCAAGGCCGTTCACAAAGCCGCCAGGCAGATGAACTACCAGCCCAACAACATCGCGGCTGCGCTCCGGCATGGCCGGAGCCACATCATCGGCATCATTGTGCCCACCGCCGACCGGGCCTTTTTCGCCTCGGTGGTGCGCGGCATCGAGGAGGTGGCCAACAAACTGGACTACAAGGTGATCATCTGCCAGTCGTACGACAACTACGAAAAGGAGATCCAGACCATCGACGCGCTGCTGAGCGCCCGCGTGGACGGCATCATCGCCTCCATCGGCAAAAACACGGAGGTCTTCGACCATTATAAAAAGATCCAGCAAGAGGGTATTCCGCTGGTGCTCTTCGACCGCACCACCGACCTGCTGGAGGTGAGCCAGGTGATGATAGACGATTACTTGGGGGCCTACCAGGTGGTGGAGCACCTGGTGCAACAGGGCTGCCGCCGCATCGCCCACTTCACGAGTCCCAGGAAAGTGAGCATCTTTAAAGAGCGCCTGCGCGGCTACGCAGACGCCCTGAAAGACAACGGCATTGCCTACGACGAGGAACTGGTGGTGAAGAGCAACCTGCAACTGGAGGACGGCCGCGAGAGCATGCAGCAGTTGCTGCAGCTCCGGCACAGACCGGACGCCGTTTTCTCCGCCAGCGACTACGGCGCGATGGGGGCCATGCAGGTGCTGAAGGAAAACAAGATAAAGATACCGGAGGAGGTGGCGCTTGCCGGGTTCAGCAACGAGCCGTTCACCTGCTTCACGGACCCGGCCCTGACGACCGTGGACCAATTTAGCCTGACGATGGGCAAAAGGACCGCCCAGCTTTTCTTCGAGCACCTGAAAGCGGATGACAGGAAGCCGTTGCCCCAGAAGATAGTGCTGAAGCCGGAGCTGATTGTCAGGGAATCGTCTCTGAGGATAAAGCCGCCAGCGGCAGGCCATATATAA
- the kduI gene encoding 5-dehydro-4-deoxy-D-glucuronate isomerase, with protein sequence MRMHYTVRHAIHPADSKTYDTAKLREAFLIEDLFQQDSIRMVYTLYDRLIIGGAQPAAGPLKLETIPTLRSENFLDRRELGIINIGAASTVTVDGETISLDNKEALYIGKGVKEVIFHPAASGKTQFYFNSAPAHHAYPTKKVSLNEAETVETGALENSNHRIIRKLLINSVVETCQLQMGLTELQKGSVWNTMPAHTHDRRMEAYLYFDLPEDQVVSHFMGEPQETRHLFVKNTQAVISPPWSIHSGAGTSNYSFIWGMAGENLDYNDMDKVAPTDLK encoded by the coding sequence ATGCGTATGCACTACACCGTCCGACACGCCATCCATCCCGCCGACAGCAAAACTTACGATACCGCAAAGCTCCGTGAGGCCTTCCTGATTGAGGACCTGTTCCAGCAGGACAGCATTCGGATGGTGTATACGCTATATGACCGCCTGATAATAGGAGGCGCACAGCCCGCCGCAGGACCACTAAAACTGGAAACAATCCCGACGCTTCGCTCGGAGAACTTCCTGGACAGAAGAGAACTGGGCATCATCAACATTGGCGCCGCCAGCACCGTGACGGTAGACGGCGAGACGATTTCACTCGACAACAAGGAGGCCTTATATATAGGAAAGGGCGTGAAGGAGGTGATTTTTCACCCGGCCGCCTCCGGCAAAACGCAGTTCTACTTCAACTCCGCCCCGGCGCATCACGCCTACCCCACTAAAAAGGTGTCGCTAAACGAGGCGGAGACGGTGGAGACGGGGGCGCTCGAGAACTCCAACCACCGCATCATCCGGAAGCTGCTCATCAACTCGGTGGTGGAAACCTGCCAGCTGCAGATGGGCCTGACCGAATTACAGAAAGGGAGCGTGTGGAACACCATGCCCGCCCACACCCACGACAGGCGCATGGAGGCTTACCTCTACTTCGATTTGCCGGAAGACCAGGTGGTGTCGCATTTCATGGGAGAGCCGCAGGAAACCCGCCACCTGTTCGTGAAGAACACGCAGGCCGTCATCTCCCCGCCCTGGTCTATCCACAGCGGCGCAGGCACCTCCAACTACTCCTTTATATGGGGCATGGCCGGCGAGAACCTCGACTACAACGACATGGACAAGGTGGCCCCCACTGATTTAAAATAA
- a CDS encoding bifunctional 4-hydroxy-2-oxoglutarate aldolase/2-dehydro-3-deoxy-phosphogluconate aldolase codes for MAKFSRIEVALKMAETGMVPVFYHTDLEICKQVLQACYDGGVRVFEFTNRGDFAHETFAQLIKHARASFPELMLGVGSVVDAPTAALYIQCGADFIVSPVLKEEMAIVCNRRKIMWAPGCGSLTEISRAEELGAEVIKIFPAQQVGGPDFISAIKGPCPWTSIMPTGGVEPKEENLRAWFAAGAHCVGMGSQLISKDLIAAQDFAKLEERTRAALETIRKVRKK; via the coding sequence ATGGCAAAATTCAGCCGGATAGAAGTAGCCTTGAAAATGGCGGAGACAGGCATGGTCCCAGTGTTTTACCACACCGACCTGGAAATTTGCAAGCAGGTGCTGCAAGCCTGCTACGACGGCGGGGTGCGGGTGTTTGAGTTCACCAACCGCGGCGACTTCGCCCACGAGACCTTTGCGCAGCTCATCAAACATGCCCGCGCCTCCTTCCCGGAGCTGATGCTGGGCGTTGGCTCGGTGGTGGACGCGCCCACCGCTGCCCTCTATATACAATGCGGCGCCGATTTCATCGTGTCGCCGGTGCTGAAGGAGGAGATGGCCATCGTCTGCAACCGCCGCAAGATTATGTGGGCGCCCGGCTGCGGCAGCCTGACCGAGATATCGCGGGCGGAGGAACTGGGTGCCGAGGTCATCAAGATTTTCCCGGCACAGCAGGTGGGTGGCCCGGATTTCATCTCCGCCATCAAAGGCCCCTGCCCCTGGACGAGCATCATGCCCACAGGCGGCGTGGAGCCGAAGGAAGAGAACCTGCGGGCCTGGTTTGCCGCCGGCGCGCATTGTGTGGGCATGGGCTCCCAGCTCATCAGCAAAGACCTCATCGCCGCGCAGGATTTCGCCAAGCTGGAGGAACGGACACGCGCCGCGCTGGAAACCATCCGAAAGGTGAGGAAAAAGTAA
- a CDS encoding twin-arginine translocation signal domain-containing protein, with translation MKTSKENSRRDFIKKSAATIAAFTIVPRFVLGGGAT, from the coding sequence ATGAAGACGAGTAAAGAGAACTCAAGAAGAGACTTTATAAAGAAATCCGCGGCCACCATCGCCGCCTTCACGATCGTTCCCCGCTTCGTGCTGGGGGGAGGGGCTACGTAG
- a CDS encoding sugar kinase: MRKKVITFGEIMLRLSTPDYARIIQSTHFEATYGGGEANVAVSLAQLGVGAAHVTRFPDNELGKAATNLLRKYGVDTQHILYGGDRLGIYFLETGASVRASKVVYDRSHSAFAALEPDMIDWDVVFADAGWFHWTGITPAISAGAAACCAKAIEVANQKGLTVSADINYRKNLWQYGKTASEVMPDLIAGCDIIVSGKGDAKDILNISPRKTEANELASVFSQIMARFPKVRKIVNTTRGSVSATHNTLSGMLWDGQQMLETQTYDINPIVDRIGGGDAFMAGFIYGQLAYANDQKALDFGVAASVLKHTIRKDANLATVEEVEALLNGNTSGKLVR, translated from the coding sequence ATGAGAAAAAAGGTTATCACATTCGGTGAAATCATGCTCCGGCTCTCCACGCCAGACTACGCGCGCATCATCCAATCCACGCACTTCGAGGCCACCTACGGCGGCGGCGAGGCGAACGTGGCCGTCTCCCTGGCTCAATTAGGCGTCGGCGCTGCCCACGTGACGCGCTTCCCCGACAACGAGCTCGGCAAGGCGGCCACCAACCTGCTGCGGAAATACGGCGTGGACACGCAGCACATCCTGTACGGCGGCGACCGCCTCGGCATTTATTTCCTGGAGACGGGTGCCAGCGTGCGGGCCAGCAAAGTGGTCTATGACCGCAGCCACTCGGCCTTCGCAGCATTGGAGCCGGATATGATTGACTGGGACGTGGTGTTCGCCGACGCCGGCTGGTTCCACTGGACGGGCATCACACCGGCCATCTCGGCCGGGGCCGCCGCCTGTTGCGCCAAAGCCATCGAAGTGGCCAACCAAAAAGGTCTGACCGTTTCAGCGGACATCAACTACCGGAAAAACCTGTGGCAGTACGGCAAAACCGCCAGCGAGGTCATGCCCGACTTGATTGCCGGCTGCGACATCATCGTTTCCGGCAAAGGCGACGCAAAGGACATCCTGAACATCAGCCCCAGAAAAACCGAGGCAAACGAACTTGCCTCCGTCTTCAGCCAGATCATGGCGCGCTTCCCGAAAGTGCGGAAAATCGTGAACACCACCCGCGGCTCCGTCAGCGCCACGCACAACACGCTGTCGGGCATGCTGTGGGACGGCCAGCAGATGCTCGAGACCCAGACCTACGACATCAACCCCATTGTGGATAGAATTGGGGGCGGCGATGCCTTCATGGCCGGTTTTATATATGGCCAGTTGGCCTACGCCAACGACCAGAAAGCGCTGGACTTTGGCGTGGCCGCCTCGGTGCTGAAGCACACCATCCGGAAAGACGCCAACCTGGCGACCGTGGAAGAGGTGGAGGCCCTGCTGAACGGCAACACCTCCGGCAAGCTCGTGCGTTGA
- a CDS encoding gluconate 5-dehydrogenase, whose protein sequence is MNSLFDLTGQVALLTGATHGLGMAMAKGLGKAGATLVINGNTPAKMEKALESYRQDGFDVHGFLFDVTDEAQAKANIALIEQQVGPISILVNNAGMIRRVPALEMEVEEFRKVLDVDLTAPFIMAKHVARYMVERKQGKIINICSMMSELGRDTVSAYAAAKGGLKMLTRNLATEWARHNIQVNGIGPGYFATDQTAPIRVEGHPFHDFIINRTPAGRWGDPSDLEGVAVFLSSRASDFVNGQIIYVDGGILATIGKPRNEQ, encoded by the coding sequence ATGAACAGTTTGTTTGATTTAACGGGTCAGGTCGCCCTGCTTACGGGCGCCACGCACGGCCTGGGCATGGCTATGGCCAAAGGCCTGGGCAAGGCGGGCGCTACGCTCGTCATCAACGGCAACACGCCCGCCAAGATGGAGAAAGCGCTGGAGAGTTACCGGCAGGACGGCTTTGACGTGCATGGCTTCCTGTTTGACGTGACGGACGAGGCGCAGGCCAAAGCGAACATTGCGCTGATAGAGCAGCAGGTGGGCCCTATCAGCATTCTGGTGAACAACGCCGGCATGATTCGACGGGTGCCCGCGCTGGAGATGGAGGTGGAGGAATTCCGGAAGGTGCTGGACGTGGACCTGACGGCCCCCTTTATCATGGCCAAGCATGTGGCCCGCTATATGGTGGAGCGGAAGCAGGGGAAGATCATCAACATCTGCTCGATGATGAGCGAGCTGGGCCGCGACACCGTGTCGGCTTACGCGGCGGCAAAGGGCGGCCTGAAGATGCTGACGCGCAACCTGGCCACCGAGTGGGCGCGGCACAACATCCAGGTGAACGGCATCGGGCCCGGCTACTTCGCCACCGACCAGACAGCCCCCATCCGGGTGGAGGGCCACCCGTTCCACGACTTCATCATCAACCGCACCCCCGCAGGGCGCTGGGGCGACCCCAGTGACCTGGAGGGCGTCGCCGTTTTCCTGTCCAGCAGGGCCAGCGACTTTGTGAACGGGCAAATCATCTACGTGGACGGGGGCATTCTGGCCACCATCGGCAAACCACGAAACGAGCAGTAG
- a CDS encoding alpha-L-fucosidase: MKKHALIALLAVAVSSSALVAQELPKPEPRQLEWQKLETTAFLHFTVNTYTGKEWGDGTEDPQIFNPTEFDARKLVKTLKDTGFKMAIITAKHHDGFCLWPSKYTDHSVESSPWKNGKGDMVKEIADACREYGIKFGFYLSPWDQHEPSYGTSTYNAFYKNQLRELLTNYGEVSEVWFDGAKGENAKNMEYDFDGYWQLVRELQPQAVMFSDVGPDVRWVGNETGNAGETCWSTIDTVGMAPGKADPKYLNTGDPDGKLWIPAETDVSIRPGWFYHPEEDSKVKTGKQLVDLYYKSVGRNSLLLLNIPPNKKGLFAEQDVKSLHDFRAILNETFRTNMAAGKADKKLTDKELSSYITLKEKQPLVLDFKKEIAFDRAMFQENIAEGQRNIEALLEYWDGKNWQKIDQFSTIGYKRLLRFPQVKTSKVRVTVLGAKQPVQLAEIGFYKASARE; encoded by the coding sequence ATGAAAAAGCATGCCTTAATTGCCCTTTTGGCTGTCGCCGTGTCCTCGTCAGCCCTCGTGGCGCAGGAACTGCCGAAACCGGAGCCGCGTCAGCTGGAGTGGCAAAAGCTAGAGACGACAGCCTTCCTCCACTTCACCGTGAACACCTACACGGGCAAGGAGTGGGGCGATGGGACAGAGGACCCACAAATCTTTAATCCCACTGAATTCGATGCGCGCAAACTGGTGAAGACGCTGAAGGACACCGGTTTTAAAATGGCGATCATCACGGCCAAACATCACGACGGCTTCTGCCTTTGGCCCTCCAAATACACCGACCACAGCGTGGAGAGCAGCCCCTGGAAAAACGGGAAAGGCGATATGGTGAAAGAAATCGCCGACGCCTGCCGCGAGTACGGCATCAAGTTCGGCTTCTACCTCTCCCCCTGGGACCAACACGAGCCCAGTTACGGCACCTCTACCTACAACGCTTTCTACAAGAACCAACTGCGCGAGCTGCTGACCAATTATGGCGAGGTGTCGGAGGTGTGGTTTGATGGCGCCAAAGGAGAGAACGCCAAGAACATGGAGTATGACTTTGACGGGTACTGGCAACTGGTGCGCGAGCTGCAGCCGCAGGCGGTCATGTTCTCGGACGTGGGGCCGGACGTGCGCTGGGTCGGGAACGAGACCGGCAACGCAGGCGAAACCTGCTGGTCCACGATAGACACCGTGGGCATGGCCCCCGGAAAAGCTGACCCCAAATACCTGAACACTGGCGACCCGGACGGCAAGCTGTGGATTCCGGCGGAGACGGACGTTTCCATCCGGCCGGGCTGGTTTTACCATCCCGAGGAAGACAGCAAAGTGAAAACCGGGAAGCAACTGGTGGATTTATATTACAAGTCTGTAGGCAGGAACAGCCTGCTGCTCCTCAACATTCCTCCCAATAAGAAAGGCCTCTTCGCGGAGCAGGACGTGAAGAGCCTGCATGATTTCAGAGCCATCCTTAACGAGACCTTCCGCACGAACATGGCGGCCGGAAAAGCCGATAAAAAACTGACCGACAAAGAACTCTCCTCCTATATAACCCTGAAAGAAAAGCAGCCGCTCGTGCTGGATTTCAAAAAGGAGATAGCCTTCGACAGGGCGATGTTCCAGGAGAACATTGCGGAGGGGCAGCGTAATATCGAGGCGTTGCTGGAATACTGGGACGGGAAGAACTGGCAGAAAATCGACCAGTTCTCCACCATCGGATATAAACGGTTGTTGCGGTTCCCGCAGGTGAAGACCTCGAAAGTGAGGGTGACGGTGCTGGGCGCCAAGCAGCCGGTGCAACTGGCCGAGATAGGCTTTTACAAAGCATCCGCGAGAGAATAG
- a CDS encoding Gfo/Idh/MocA family oxidoreductase: MIGVGGMGRNHFPYGDTRVVAICDVDQNHLKIATDMLGKGVKTFTDYREVLQLPEVDIVHIATPPHWHGIMAADAARAGKDIWCEKPMTRTIGEGKRVMEAVQQHGRIFRLNTWFRFDDIFYGMGTPVKPIKKLVESGLLGWPLKVTVGRGTGFDWKFYWVGQTNLEPAPVPKELDYNMWLGPAPYKPYNPHRVHATFRGYWDYDGGGLGDMGQHYLDPVQYFLGKDNTSPVSVEIDAPQQHPDAVGTWRRITYTYEDGCQIILDGEGKEENMAYIEGPNGKLFPGFRSDIPDIWKKLAAFPDPEPQVTDFVQAVKERKKFALNEENGHRSCTLVNIGKAAIHLGRSLKFDPVKQVFIDDEGANRLINQPMRADWTIV, from the coding sequence GTGATTGGGGTAGGCGGCATGGGCCGCAACCACTTCCCGTACGGCGACACCCGGGTAGTGGCCATCTGCGATGTGGACCAGAACCACCTGAAGATAGCCACGGACATGCTGGGCAAAGGCGTGAAGACCTTTACAGACTACCGCGAGGTGCTGCAGCTGCCGGAGGTGGACATCGTACACATCGCCACTCCGCCGCACTGGCACGGCATCATGGCGGCCGACGCAGCCCGCGCCGGCAAGGACATCTGGTGCGAGAAGCCCATGACCCGCACCATCGGGGAGGGCAAGCGCGTGATGGAGGCGGTGCAGCAGCACGGCCGCATCTTCCGCCTCAACACCTGGTTCCGCTTCGACGACATCTTCTATGGCATGGGCACGCCCGTGAAGCCCATCAAGAAGCTTGTGGAGAGCGGCCTGCTCGGCTGGCCCCTGAAAGTGACGGTGGGCCGGGGCACAGGCTTCGACTGGAAGTTCTACTGGGTGGGCCAGACCAACCTTGAGCCCGCGCCGGTGCCGAAGGAACTGGATTACAACATGTGGCTCGGCCCTGCGCCCTACAAGCCCTACAACCCGCACCGGGTACACGCCACCTTCCGCGGCTACTGGGACTATGACGGTGGCGGCCTCGGCGACATGGGCCAGCACTACCTGGACCCCGTGCAGTACTTCCTGGGCAAAGACAACACCAGCCCCGTGTCGGTGGAGATAGACGCGCCGCAGCAGCACCCGGACGCGGTGGGCACTTGGCGCCGGATTACCTATACCTACGAGGACGGCTGCCAGATCATCCTCGACGGGGAGGGCAAGGAGGAAAACATGGCCTATATAGAGGGCCCCAACGGCAAGCTTTTCCCAGGCTTCCGCTCTGACATTCCGGATATATGGAAAAAGCTCGCGGCCTTCCCCGATCCGGAACCTCAGGTGACGGACTTTGTACAGGCAGTGAAGGAGCGGAAGAAATTCGCGCTCAACGAGGAGAACGGGCACAGGTCCTGTACCCTTGTGAACATCGGTAAGGCGGCAATTCATTTGGGCCGCTCCCTGAAGTTCGACCCGGTGAAGCAGGTGTTCATCGACGACGAAGGCGCCAACCGCCTGATTAACCAGCCGATGCGAGCCGATTGGACAATCGTGTAA